TTCATTGATAATATAAGATAGGGTTTGCCCTGGTTGAATCAATTGCCCCTCTTGAATGGTTTTTTTGCCAATTCTACCCTTGTAAGGAGCCTGAATAACAGTATACCCCACATTAAGTTGATTCTTGTTTAAAGAAGCTTCTTGTTTTTTTATTTCAGAAAGCGCAGCTAATTTTTGCGCCTTGATATCTTCAATTTTAGCCAAGGCTACTTGGTAGCTATTTTGGGTGACTTGGTACTCTGATTGCGCGATATCAAGTGCTGTTTTAACATTGTCAAATTGTTGTTGGGTGGTCGATTCTTCTGCAAGTAAATTGGCATATCGTTTAAACTCCTGTTGTTGTCTGGTGAGTTTGGCTTGTGCCACTTTGATTTGCTCTTTGGCTACTTGGGCTGTATTGTTTAGGGTATTGATATTGGAATCGAGAATACTCAATTGCGCTTGGGCATGCTCCAGAGAAGCCGCTGTTTCTGACAAGGTCGCTTTGTAATCTCGACTGTCTAAGATCAAAAGCGTATCCCCAGCCTGAACCAGTTGATTTTCTTCAAAGTAAATGCGTTGAATATACCCGCCAACTTTACTGTTAATTGGGTTGACATATTGTTCCACTTGGGCATCATTGGTCGATTCGTATTTGATGTATTCTACACTCGCCAATAAGCCGTAAATCACTAACCCCGTTAAGAGGATTAACGCTAAGATCTGAGTGGTTTTTAAAATAAGATGATCGGTTTTTGTAGTATGTTTATTCATGATAGACGCTTATAATATTCCGGTTATTTTTTGGATTTGATAGTATTCAATTTTGGCATTAATTTTCGCACTTGTAAGTGAAAAACGCGCTTGTAAAACTTGCGTTTCAGCATCTAATAAGTCGATGAGTAAGGCCTGTTGATTAAAGTAACTGTTGCGTATAATACGCAGCGTTTCTGTCGTTTGACGGATGGTTTTTTCCGCTAATGCAATGCGATCTAAACTTTCTTGATACTTGACCACATAGGTTTGGAGCTCATTTTTAAGCTGATCTTGCTGTTGCTCTTTCTCTATCTGTTGTTGGAGCATGACGATTTGCTGGCTGTTTTTTTGGTGCTTCGTATGGTATAAATTAGAAATAGGAATATTTAATTTTAACCCCACCTGGCCAATATGGTATAACGCTTGAGCATACGGATAGGTTTTGTTTTGAGGGTAATTAAGACCATAATCAGCAAATAAGGATAACTTAGGTAACACGGCAGACGAGATTTGTTTGAGTGTCAAAGCTCCTTTTTCAATTTCTTGATTGGCTAGTTGAATGGAATAAGCCCCGAGTAAAGCCTGGTTCAAATGCTCTTCATAACTGACAAGCGTTGGCAATTGGTCTAAATCAGCATATTGAGGAAGTAACGCATCCGTATCTTTTCGTCCCATCATCAGATTTAATTGCTGGGTAACAACAACCCGATTGTTTTCAATTTCTTTTAAAAGCATGTTGTGATTCGATAGCGTTACCTCAGCGCGCAATACATCGCTTTTTAGAATCGTGCCATTTTCATATAGACTCAGTATATCTTTCAATTGTTTTTCATCCTGTGCAATCTCTTTCTCCACTAACTCTTGGTAGTTCAGATGTAAAACTAGGGCGTAGAACAACTTTGTACTTTCTATTTTTGCTTCCGCTGTAGTTTGTTGAAGTTGCGTTTCAATGGAGGCAAGTTCTACTTTTTGAATTTGAAGCTGTCTATTTTTCTGATTTCCCTGATACAGCACTAAATCGGTGGATAAAGAAGTACTGTATTGGGTGGATCGAATGGGAATCACAGTGGGCTGATGAAGAAATCCATCCTCATACAGGGATAAATCAGATCGTTTGCCATAGCTTCCTTCGAGTTGTACCGTTGGCAATCGACTGCTTTGGGTTTGCTTTATATTTTCTTGTTTATCCTGGGCATGTAAACGGATAATCGCAAGTTTTTTATAATTATCTTCGGTGTACTGCCATACTTTTTGCAAATCAAAAGTAGCAGCTGATTGAGCCACCTCTTGACTGAATAAGAAATGATAATTGGCTAGCAAAAAGAACAGAAGTAATATGTTTCGACTTTGTTTCATTGTTTTATATCGTTTGTTCTATGCAAAACTAAAATAGAATGATTCTAAGTATTTTATATAACTAGCCAATATTTTACTTATTTTAGCCAGTATGAAAATACAACAAGCAGAAAAAGATATTGACGAATATCCAAAGAGCATTTACATCATGCGTGAGCAATTGGAACATCGTTTTCCTCCGCACAAACACAATAAAAGTCAGATTCTATTAGTTTCGGGCGGAATTGCCTATTTGAAAACGAAGGAAAGGGAGTATTATATTCCCGCTCAGCACTATGTGTGGATTCCGAAAGGAACGATTCACAACGTAAAGTCGAATACAACAGAAATCGTGCTTTTGAATATTTATTTTCACGAAGAGGAAATGGATCGGAAGTATCATTTTATGGATGAACTAGGGATTTATCCCGTCAGTCATCTGATGTATGAAATGTTAGTGTATGCAAGACAATGGAAAGGTGTTATATTTCCTGATACTTGGGCCTATGAATTTCTAACGACCATGAAGCATTTTATCATGCAAGATCCAGGAAAACCTTTTTCCATTCAATTGCCAACGACAGAAGATAGTCATATGTTGGCTATCACGGATTTTATGCATCAAAACTTAGGAGAAGAACTGACCTTAACCTATCTCGCCGAAACGTTTGGCTATAGTGTACGGTCATTGACGCGTTTATTTAAAACGCATTTGGCCATTTCTTTCCTACAGTATTTAAAAATGTTGCGCATGATTAAAGCCATGGAATTACTGATGGAAAACAACAAAAATGTAAGCGAAGTTGCTTTTGAAGTCGGATATTCTAGTATTGCTGCTTTTAGTAATACATTTCAACAGTTGCTGAACATTAGGCCGAGTGATTTCCAATTTTCAGTACGCAGTAAATCGTAGAAACTACAACATCACTACACAGATTGAATCAGTTCAGCCATTATCGCACCAAAATCAGCAAGGCGTTTTGAATCTGTTGTTGGTGTAGGAGTTGTTGTACCCAAATAGGCTTCTTTTGCTTCTTCTACCAAGGCGTGAAAGGAGAGTGGAAGATAAGGCAAGCAATAAGTTGCTGCTTGATCTTTGGGTAGAATTTGCCCCGTTTGAACAGAATACAACATGCGACAAAGCGTTAAGATGACATTGGTTTGATCCTCTTCAATTTCCTGAATTAGTTGAGGTACATTGGCTTGAATGGCTTGTATAAACGCTTCATTTGAAACCGCAGGAATTACTTCCATTGCCTCTTTTCCATATAGGGTAATACTGTTTTGTTTGACTTTTCGCAAGAGAATAGTCAAGTCCGGATCTATTGTTTTTTGTGGAATAAATCCAGTGAGATAATCGGTTCGCAGCCATTCCCCATATTGAAATTCTCGTTGGATGGGAAAAGTACCTTTGTCCAGTTCTTCTTGATGCACCAATGTTACTTCCAAATAACGCAAACCTGCCGTATTGCCAATAGCTCCTGAAATTTGGAGTAAGGCTTGTACGAGGCGTTGTTTTTCTTCTTCACTTACCGTAGTATCAACGACTACAAAAAAATCTAAATCACTTTGAGGACGCAACCCACCATCAACGGCTGAACCATATAAATAAATACCTACCATTTTTACAGGTAATATCTCAGTCAGCGCTGTTGTGGTTTGGTGTATTTGCGGGTATGTAGTAGAAAGGTACATAAGAATAAAGTAGTGAATAAAAGATTGGATTTACGAAAATTATAGCGTTTGGAGAAGATACTATTTGTTTTTTGGAATAAACTCAATATCTGAATTATACGTTTGTATTTGCGTAATAAAATCGATTGGGTTTTCTGGAGAAATTAAAATACTATCATAGGTTTTATAGTAAATTTCTAAACGTTGGTTGGATAAAGCTGGTCCGCTGACTGCACTTTTTGATTCTTCTATCTTGCGAATGCTTTCTATAGGAATCTTTTTATTTACAAATATTCCCCCTTTGATACGCAATAGGTTTTGAGTTGTGTCGATTTCATAATAGGTTTGAAAGTAAACGTCTATAAGCATAGCCAACACAATTAAGGCAGTCAACCAAATGTACCAAATTTCAATAAAAAATGCAACCAGAAGGCAAGCGATTCCTATGGTAAGAAAGAGTGTTATTGTTCCTAGTGACACTTTACTGTTGTATTTTGTTTTCATAGTTAACCAAAATGAGGTTGAATTTAAGAGAAAATCAAAGATAAATAAGTTTAACAAGAGAGAAAAGAGAAATAGATTGATGCTTGATTTAAAGTTTATCTGGACTACTAGATATTGTTAATCTGTGTTGTTTTATTGCTCCATGATAGACCTACTTTTGTGCTCAAATAAAGTAGATGACGTATTTGGAGCTACTTTATTGCGGTTTAACAACAAGTAAATGCAACAATCATGAACAACTACAACAACAAGCTTCTATTTGAATTAATTAAAAGAGAAGAGACAAGGCAACGAGAATCATTAGAACTGATCGCTTCCGAAAATTTTGTCAGCGAAGAGGTATTAAGAGCGAATGGATCAATTTTAACGAATAAATACGCGGAAGGTTATCCAGGTAGAAGGTATTATGGGGGATGTGAGTATGTGGATTTAGTGGAGAATATGGCTATTGAAAGCATCAAGGCCATCTTTGGAGCGACTTATGCGAATGTACAGCCCCATTCAGGTTCACAAGCTAATTTTGCTGTCTTGGCTGCGTGTTTACAACCGGGAGATAAGATTTTGGGATTTGACTTAACTCATGGTGGGCATTTGACTCATGGATCAGCAGTAAATTTCTCAGGAAAACTATACCAACCTGTTTTTTATGGAGTAAATAAAGAAACAGGACTATTGGACTATGATGCGATACAAGCCATTGCCTTAAAAGAAAAACCAAAGATGATTATTGCAGGAGCGAGTGCATATTCCAGAGGCATGGATTACGAGCGTTTCAGAGCGATTGCTGATAGTGTACAAGCCATTTTACTAGCGGATATGGCGCATCCTGCAGGATTAATTGCAAAGGGGTTATTAAGTGATCCTGTTGCACATTGTCATATCGTGACGACGACCACACATAAAACGTTACGCGGACCTCGAGGAGGAATTATCTTGATGGGAAAAGACTTTGAAAATCCACAACAATTGAAAACGGCAAAAGGCGAGATTCGAATGATGTCATCGGTGTTGGATTCGTCTGTATTTCCAGGTAACCAAGGGGGACCACTCATGCATACTATTGCGGCAAAGGCGGTGGCATTTCACGAGATTTTAACGGATGATTTTACGACCTATGCCCATCAAATTCAAAAGAATAGTCGTGCGATGGCAGCGGCTTTTTTAGATAAAGGCTATACGTTGGTATCTGGAGGAACAGACAACCACTTGATGCTCGTCGATTTAAGTAGCAAAGGAATCACCGGAAAGGAAGCTGAAATTGTCTTGGAACAAGCGGGAATTACCCTGAATAAAAACATGATTCCCTATGATCAACAATCAACAGCCATCACCTCTGGTATTCGCGTGGGAACACCTGCAATTACCACCCGAGGGCTATTGCAAAAAGAGATGTACATCATTGTCGAATTGATTCACGAAGTGTTGCAAAACAAAGACAACGCAGTGAAACACCGTCAAATTAAAGATGAGGTGCAACGCCTGATGCAAGATTATCCCATGTTTGCCCGTTAATAGGTTTTAGTGGAAGGATAAAAATGAAATAAGGATGCGGTTTAAGTGCAATTTTCTTTATGTATAGCGTGAAATGAGCGCTAGATTTAATTTGTTAAGTAAGATACCTCGCAGCGAAAGTGGCGAGGTTTTTTTATATCCTATTGAAAATGAGTAGTCTATTGTGCGGAAGATGAAGGAAGAAGTACATCAATTTGCTGGACTATACAGAAGTTGTAAACTGGTATAGCATGATGATCCAAATAGCGGTTACTTTTGTACCCAACAAAACATAGGGATAGCTACTTAGACTCCCTTGAATGAAGTGCGATAGGAAGAACATAAACACAAACTAATACACAAAGGTACACTATGGATACCATTCAAATGGTCGATTTAAAACGACAATATCAAAGCATCCAAACGGAAATTGATGCAGCAATCAAAGAAGTGATTGATAGTACTGCATTTATCAATGGTCCTGCTGTTAAAAATTTCACCACTCAATTGGCTTCTTATACCAAAGCAAGGCACGTCATTCCGTGTGCGAATGGAACAGATGCCTTGCAAATAGCCTTGATGGCGTTGGATTTAAAACCAGGTGATGAGGTAATAACGCCTTCTTTTACCTTTATTGCTACAGTTGAGGTAGTAGCCTTATTGGGACTAACGCCTGTATTCGTCGATGTAGATCCAGATACTTTTACCTTAAATATGGAGAGCTTGGAACAAGCCATTACTTCCAAAACAAAAGTAATTATCCCCGTGCATTTATACGGACAATGTTCAAATATGGAGCCCATTATGAAGCTTGCAGAAGTCCATAATATAGCTGTAATTGAAGATAATGCACAAAGTATAGGGGGAAATTATAGTACGGCAAATGAAACTAGAAAGACAGGAACAATCGGTACCATCAGTTGTGTTTCGTTTTTTCCTTCTAAAAATTTAGGAGCTTATGGCGATGGCGGAGTGATAATGACAAACTCCGATGAATTAGCAGCAAAAATGATAAAAATTTGCAATCACGGTTCTGAAAAGCGCTATTACCACGAGATTGTTGGAGTAAACAGTCGATTGGATAGTATTCAGGCAGCTATTCTGAATGTGAAATTGAAATATTTGGATGAATATTGCGACAAAAGAAGAGCTGTAGCGGCGTATTATAACCGTGCATTTGCTAACCATGCCAATCTAATCACCCCTTTTGAACCTGCTTATAGTCACCATGTCTATCATCAGTATACTTTGATTTTAGAAGGCATCGATCGAGATCTTGTCCACCGTGAATTAGCAGAACGAGGCGTACCAACGATGATTTATTATCCTGTACCTTGTCATCAACAAGAGATGTTTAAGAATTTACAAGATCGCACATACAAATTGCCTCATACAGAATACCTGGTATCAAGAGTGCTGTCGTTGCCTATTCATACAGAATTGACAGAAGAAGAGCTATCCTTTATTTCGACACAGCTCTTAGAAGTAATTGAAAAAATAAAAAAATAAAGCAGTATTGCGAGTAATTCGCCTTGAGATGTAGTAAATTTAAGTGTCTTTTTTTTAGTACGCCAATGAAGAGCAAGAAAACAATTATCATTCACAGTAAAGTGGCTTATGGGTACGTGGGAAGCAATACAACTTCCCTCGTTCTACAAGTTGCAGGTCAAGATGCTATTGCCGTTCCAACAGTCATCCTATCAAACCGATATGGGTTGCCAACAGTAGGAGGGGGACTCATGCCTAGTGCATTGTTCCAGGAGGTTTTAGACGGGATTTTGAAACTAAATATACTCGATGAAGTTTCTTCTATTGTAACCGGTTATATCGGATCAGCTGCATTAGTGGAACAAACAGCCGCGTTTATTCGCACCATCAAGAAGAGTCATCCGGATATACTCTATCTATGTGACCCTGTAATGGGAGATCAACCACAAGGATTATACGTCAATCAAGAAGTTCCAAAGGCAATTATAGAACATTTGTTGCCCTTAGCGGATGTATTGACACCCAATCAGTTTGAAATAGAAACGATACTTAACCAACCCGTTACTTCCTATGAAGCACTAGTACGTGCAGTAGAGAAGCATCCAATCTTACAATCCAAAGACATCCTTATAACGGGGTGTCGATTTAAAGATACAACCGATCAATTGCTTCATATTGTTGTCAAACAAAAAGAAGCCTACAAGGTGGTAAAAATCGACTATGTCCCCATCGATCCACCTGGTACAGGAGAACTCTTTGCTGCGTTGGTGTTATTACTTAAATTGAAGGAGTACGAGGCGTATGCAGATTGTGCCAAAGAAGCAAGTATTTTGATTAAAAGAGCTTTGCGACGCATCGTAAAAGAAGGAAGAAGTGAATTCGATTTAAACGATATATTGGCAGTGCATGCGGAAATGTAGGGGTGCATGGCAATGCACCCATATATTCGAAAAATCAAAAAAAAGAATTCTGTAGAAGTGCATGGCAATGCACCCGTATATTCGAAAAATAAAAAAAGAGGATGATATGGGGCGAATTGCCATTCGCCCGTACGTATTTGGAAATCAATGAAATATTTTGTATATTGATTAGTTAATAATGTAACCTAAATAAGGTTCCGTGGCCGATTGGGAGGCCTGATTACGCAATAATCAGTAGATTGGTTCGAATCCAGTCGGAACCTCGAGATGGTATACGGTTAACTGTAAACCGCCAACTAAACACTGTAAACAAAAAAAGCCTTCTAATAAAAATTAGAAGGCTTTTTTTTCGGTGTGGGGAGAGCAGGATTCGAACCTGCGAAGGTTACCCAACGGATTTACAGTCCGTCCTCGTTGGCCGCTTGAGTATCTCCCCTCCTTATATTGTTAAACTAAAATAGCATATGTATGTTTTGTGGGGAGAGCAGGATTCGAACCTGCGAAGGTTACCCAACGGATTTACAGTCCGTCCTCGTTGGCCGCTTGAGTATCTCCCCCTCCGGTATTTTTTATTTTAGTCTAACAATAATGTATAAGATCGTGTATGTTTTTATGTGGGGAGAGCAGGATTCGAACCTGCGAAGGTTACCCAACGGATTTACAGTCCGTCCTCGTTAGCCGCTTGAGTATCTCCCCTTCAGCGTATGCCTCAGTTCTTCATTAGAACGGTGCAAAGATAGCGCTGTTTTATTAATCTGCAAGCGTTTTGTCGCTTTTTTTTGTTCGCCATCCCCTCAAGATTCATTAACTGTTTGGTTATAAAAAACTAAGCCTTTGAAATTTTTTGTAAACTTTTTTTACAAAAAATAAGAAACACCCGAAAACAGACTTCTTTCGTGCCGTTTTTAGTCGATGTAGCGCAGGAGATGTTCCCATTCATTTCCCATTCATTTCCCGTTCACTTCTCCTTTATTTCTCCTTCATGTAAAGGTTCAAAAACTCGAAAAGGAGAACATAAGGGGAACATAAACAGATACGCGTATTGGATTGACCTAAGGCTTTTATCCTTTGTTTGTCATAAACCTTATAAATTGAACACAAATGAAAACAAATAGTAGCCCTCCTTTTTTTGGTTTTGCCTACTTTTGTTTGTAGACGATGATAGTAAAGTGAACCTAAAGAACAAGATAGATGATTTTACCTTTCGAGCCCTATAATCCCAAGTGGAAAGAACAATTTGAAAAGATAAAAAGCGAATTAGCCCTTCGTTTAAAAGAGTTGCAACCTCGCATTGAGCATATTGGTAGCACATCCGTTGAAGGATTGGCGGCTAAACCTATTATTGATATTATGGTTGGTGTTCGCAACGAGGAAGAACTAGAAGTAGTTCCAGCCTTATTAGCAGGACAAAACTATGTGTATTACCCCAAGTACAATGTCGATATGCCGTATCGCCGTTATTTTGTTTTGTTGCATGACGCTCCAAGTGCATTAGCCTTGCCTGAGGTCATTGATGTACAGGATGAAATACCTGAGAAAATGCACGACCACAACCTGCGTTTAGCTCATATCCACGTTATTCCTACCACGTCTGAAAATTGGACACGCCATTTGGCCTTTCGCGATTATTTGCGTACACATCCTTCAGTTAAAGCCGCCTATCAGGCCTTGAAAGAACAGTTGGTACAACAACAATGGGAGACAGGAAATGATTACAACGATGGTAAAGATGCATTCATCCAAAGAGAAGAGCAAAACGCGATACGTTGGTATAAAGAAAATGAGAAGTAGAAAGAAGCACGATTAAAATATGAAAGTAATAGATTTAAGTCAAGTAGATAAAGAAGCCATTGTTCAGGTATTGAATGAATCCTTTGCGGATTACATCATTCCTTTACAGCTTACTGTGGAACAATTAGAAAATAAAATAGCAGCTGAAAACATCCAGTTGAATCTTTCTGTGGGTGTTTTAGATCAAGAGAAGTTAGTTGGGTTTATGCTACATGCACTCAATACGGTAGAAGGAAAACTAACGGCTTATAATGCTGCTACAGGCGTAGTACCTTCGCATCGAGGGCAAGGGTTAGTCGCTAAGATGTATGCCTGGTTATTCGAGCAATTAACACCTTTAAAAGTAGAACAATTAGTCTTGGAAGTAATCGAAGGAAACCATGCTGCTATTCGCGCTTATGAAAAAATGGGCTACCACAAAGCCAGAAAATTAATCTGTTTTGAAGGAGAAACAGACGTGAACCAGACGAATAAACCAATTGAAATTAAGGAATTGACTGATTTTAATTGGGCTGTTTTTTCTTCTTTTTGGGATATTCAGCCGTCTTGGCAAAACGCAGTATCTGCATTGGAAAACAGCAAAGCCCGTTGCCGCATCTTAGGCGCGTATAGCGAAGGAACCCTGGTAGGTTATCTTATTTTCAATCCAACGTCTAAACGCGTGCTCCAATTAGCTGTAGACGCAAATCAAAGAAGACAAGGAATTGCAACACAATTAATTCAAACTATGCAGCAAATCACCGAATCTAAGGCAATATACGTTTACAATATTGATGATGCATCCACAGCCATGGCTGCTTTTTTCAATCACTTGCATTTGACTAGTGACCTAGCTCAATTCGAAATGAAAAGAACACTTTAATTAGTCCTAAATTTGTAGGTGTTAACGCGTTTGATAGTCTCTTTTTAAAAGAGAGAAAATCTCGGCATCTACAAATTTTCCTTTTTCAAAAAAATAATCACGTAAAATTCCTTCTGCTTGTAAGCCTACTTTTTCAAGTAATTTACGAGAAGAAATATTAATAGGGTCGATAAACGCTTCGATGCGGTGTAAATCAAATGCTTCAAAACCAAAAGGAATAAGAGCTTGAATTGCCTCGGTCATAATACCAGTTCTCCAAAAGTTAGGATGTAGTTCATACCCAATCTCTGCACGAGCATTTTCGGTAGAAAAATTGTGAAACCCACACGTACCAATCAATTGATCAGGTCTTTCTTGTAAGGTAATGGCCCAACGAATAGCATTGTCGTCTTGGTAGCGCTCTTGCCAAGCCAAGAGTAATTCTTGCGCTTCTTGAACAGATTGAAAGGTAGGCAAATCGTAAAATTCCGTAACCTCATCTCTCGAAAAATAATCAAATAGTGCTGGTGCATCTGTAAAATGAAGGGCTCTTAAGAGGAGTCGATCAGTCTGTAAGGTTGGGAATTCGTTGAAAAACATAAGACGTATTGAAGTATAAAAAAGTAAAAATAAGAAATAAAAGTGAACATGGATACAAAATCCCCTTTTTCTACACGGGTAGAAGACTATTGGTTGAGTCAGCAAGGAGAAGAGCTTTCGTGGTTTGAATCTCAAAATTTTGTTGTGTATCAAAATTCAGCACTTAACAAAGAATATCCAGCTGTTTTATTAGATCGTGATGAGAAGCCAAAACAAGTACTTAGTCTGCATCCTATACTCGTTCAAAAAATAAAAGAAACAGGTCAGGTTCCGATAACAGTTGAGGAAGTAGAAAAAGTATTAAATTTTCAAGGATTTACCTTATATACAGCTGATTGCCTTTATTATTACTCACAAGAAGAGCAAGAAGAGTTGAAAAAAGAAATTCAGGATAGGAGTTGTCGACAGCTTACGTCAACTGATGCTGCTTTGTTTGAGGCATTTACGCAAGCCAATAGTGAAGATGACATAGATGCAGCTTATGTAGAATTATCACATGAGGCTGTTTTTGCCTGTTTTGATGGTGATATTATGGTTGCTATAGCAAGTGCTTATCCTTGGGAGGGCACAAAAATTATGGATTTAGGCGTATTGACCCATGTAAATCATCGTGGTAAAGGTTATGCTCAACGGTTGGTACGTAAGATAAGCCAGTATGTAATTCAACAAGGAGGTGAATTACAATATCGTTGTCAATGGGATAATTGGCCTTCTATTCGCTTAGCGCAAGCTTGTGGTTTTCGTTTCTTCGGACGTTGGCGTATAGCGATTCAAAAAGAATAAAAAAGCGCGTTCCTAGGAACGCGCTTTGACTATAAATTAATCTTGTATTTGTTGTGTTCAGACTGAAAGTCTTTCGTAATTAAACTGCCAAAATCAGGGTGATTTACCTCGTTTACGTTAATGTCAATTAATATTAGACTTTCTGTGGCTGCAGCTTTTGCAAGTACCTTTCCATCGGGATTGACAATTTGACTTTCCCCTCGATAGGATTCCAATTCGCCTTCGAAATATTCTTTGCCAATTCGATTGCAGCTGATATAGAAACATTGGTTTTCCAAAGCCCTAATAGGAATAATCGTTGGAGTTACAGGCCCTCCAAAGCAAGAAGAATGGCAAATAACATCGACTTCTTGCAGTTTCAAGAGCGACGTATGTTGCGGAAACCAACAATCAAAGCAAATGGTTAAACCAATAGTTGCTTGCGGGGTTTGATGTGCAATGGCTGTATCACCTGGTTGGAAAAAGCGCTTTTCATAATCAGGTAGGTGTATTTTTCGATAAGAAGCAACTAATCCTGCTGCACTAACTAAAATAGAGGTGTTGTATAAAACACCCTGATCAATTTCAGGTATTGTCCCGGAGATGAATCCATTTCCTGTTTCTTGGAGCAAACGCGCTAGAAATTGAACTGTTTGACTGTTGTTTAACTCTTCCACAAAAGGTAAAATCTCTTCTCTTGTATCCATTGCATAACCCGTTGTAAAGAACTCAGGCAATACCAATAAATCAAATGTTTCTTGTTTCACCTTTGTTGCTATATAATCTAGATTCGCTTGAATATCTCTCCAAATGACCGCATATTGAAAAAAACCTACTCGCATCGTTTTCTGTTAATTGAAATTAGTTACTTGCGCCAAAGATAACCCAGAATGGAGAGAAAAAGGGATTATTTCGATTTAATTTGCCCCGATTGATACAGGTGTAAAGTAGCATCAAGGATGTCTTGAATAGGAGCGAAGGGCAGATCTTGGGTTGGATCTATAGTCAGGCTTTTCATGCGTTTTCTCGTTCCTACTTCCAAGAGCGGATGCTCAATGCGATGTCCTTCTACCAAGAGTAAATAAGGCACTTGAGGTGCTTTTGTAAGAGCTAAAAAGCAAAACATCCGATTGCGAAAAGAAAAACAAGGCGTACCCCATTTCAACGATTCCGTGATACGAGTATCCTG
The window above is part of the Myroides odoratus DSM 2801 genome. Proteins encoded here:
- the pdxY gene encoding pyridoxal kinase; translation: MKSKKTIIIHSKVAYGYVGSNTTSLVLQVAGQDAIAVPTVILSNRYGLPTVGGGLMPSALFQEVLDGILKLNILDEVSSIVTGYIGSAALVEQTAAFIRTIKKSHPDILYLCDPVMGDQPQGLYVNQEVPKAIIEHLLPLADVLTPNQFEIETILNQPVTSYEALVRAVEKHPILQSKDILITGCRFKDTTDQLLHIVVKQKEAYKVVKIDYVPIDPPGTGELFAALVLLLKLKEYEAYADCAKEASILIKRALRRIVKEGRSEFDLNDILAVHAEM
- a CDS encoding GrpB family protein gives rise to the protein MILPFEPYNPKWKEQFEKIKSELALRLKELQPRIEHIGSTSVEGLAAKPIIDIMVGVRNEEELEVVPALLAGQNYVYYPKYNVDMPYRRYFVLLHDAPSALALPEVIDVQDEIPEKMHDHNLRLAHIHVIPTTSENWTRHLAFRDYLRTHPSVKAAYQALKEQLVQQQWETGNDYNDGKDAFIQREEQNAIRWYKENEK
- a CDS encoding GNAT family N-acetyltransferase is translated as MKVIDLSQVDKEAIVQVLNESFADYIIPLQLTVEQLENKIAAENIQLNLSVGVLDQEKLVGFMLHALNTVEGKLTAYNAATGVVPSHRGQGLVAKMYAWLFEQLTPLKVEQLVLEVIEGNHAAIRAYEKMGYHKARKLICFEGETDVNQTNKPIEIKELTDFNWAVFSSFWDIQPSWQNAVSALENSKARCRILGAYSEGTLVGYLIFNPTSKRVLQLAVDANQRRQGIATQLIQTMQQITESKAIYVYNIDDASTAMAAFFNHLHLTSDLAQFEMKRTL
- a CDS encoding GNAT family N-acetyltransferase, coding for MFFNEFPTLQTDRLLLRALHFTDAPALFDYFSRDEVTEFYDLPTFQSVQEAQELLLAWQERYQDDNAIRWAITLQERPDQLIGTCGFHNFSTENARAEIGYELHPNFWRTGIMTEAIQALIPFGFEAFDLHRIEAFIDPINISSRKLLEKVGLQAEGILRDYFFEKGKFVDAEIFSLLKRDYQTR
- a CDS encoding GNAT family N-acetyltransferase encodes the protein MDTKSPFSTRVEDYWLSQQGEELSWFESQNFVVYQNSALNKEYPAVLLDRDEKPKQVLSLHPILVQKIKETGQVPITVEEVEKVLNFQGFTLYTADCLYYYSQEEQEELKKEIQDRSCRQLTSTDAALFEAFTQANSEDDIDAAYVELSHEAVFACFDGDIMVAIASAYPWEGTKIMDLGVLTHVNHRGKGYAQRLVRKISQYVIQQGGELQYRCQWDNWPSIRLAQACGFRFFGRWRIAIQKE
- a CDS encoding carbon-nitrogen hydrolase family protein; amino-acid sequence: MRVGFFQYAVIWRDIQANLDYIATKVKQETFDLLVLPEFFTTGYAMDTREEILPFVEELNNSQTVQFLARLLQETGNGFISGTIPEIDQGVLYNTSILVSAAGLVASYRKIHLPDYEKRFFQPGDTAIAHQTPQATIGLTICFDCWFPQHTSLLKLQEVDVICHSSCFGGPVTPTIIPIRALENQCFYISCNRIGKEYFEGELESYRGESQIVNPDGKVLAKAAATESLILIDINVNEVNHPDFGSLITKDFQSEHNKYKINL
- a CDS encoding DUF1801 domain-containing protein — protein: MLNAVDSFYFKQPEPNQSCLLALRDFILQQDTRITESLKWGTPCFSFRNRMFCFLALTKAPQVPYLLLVEGHRIEHPLLEVGTRKRMKSLTIDPTQDLPFAPIQDILDATLHLYQSGQIKSK